A window of Glycine soja cultivar W05 chromosome 2, ASM419377v2, whole genome shotgun sequence genomic DNA:
ATAGTGTTGTCCTTAGGGCATTGGTTTTTAGTTCCTTCGGTATTCTATTGGCGTGACAAAGTTATAGGATGTGTGAGCCATCCTGTTTCTAATTGCACCAAAGACATTGGTGTTTATGTTCCAATAAGAAGGGCCTTAAGGACTGCTCTTAATAGCATAATTAAGAGGAAGGTGAAAAGAGGAAATGGAATTGATGTAATTGTGAGAACATACTCACCTTCTCATTTTGAAGGTGGATGGGATAAGGGTGGTACTTGTGCAAAGTCTAAGCCTTATGGAGTGGGGGAGAGGCAACTTGAAGGGGAGGAAGCTGAGATCAGAAGGATCGAGTTGGAAGAAGTGGAAAGGGCTAAGACAAGAGCCAAAGGATTGGAAATGGATAAGGCAAAAAATGCTGAAGAATTTAAAGGGTTTAGGTTGGAAGTACTTGATGTAACAAAATTAGCATTGTTGAGACCAGATGGCCATCCTGGTGCTTATATGAATCCTTTCCCATTTGCTAATGGGATTAATCCAAAGAAGCCTGTGCAGAATGATTGTGTTCATTGGTGCATGCCGGGGGTCGTAGACACTTGGAATGAGATTTTTATCCAGATGTTGAAAAACATGGCATTTAGAAACCAGGAAGAgtagtattttgtttttctttggtAGGAAACATCGATTGTAGAGCCTGTATGGTTTCAagataattgattttgaatactgccaaatttaatttatatgaataagAAAGTTTAGTTGTTGTtaggtaaaattatttttctctgaatttttttatttgactagATGTTTATGAATGTGGTTGATAGATGATTGTTTAAggtaaacaataatttattttcatgggTAATTTATGAGCTATCGAGAAGGCAATAAATATTCAAGAAGGCGATGGAAAAGCTAGACAGGGTCGATGATAGGAATATATTGATGAATTGAAAAGGGCTAAGAGACAAGTTATATATAATTGTACTGGtcatttattcttattttctataacaacttttttttttctattttacttccacatattttttttaaaaaaaattgtcatactatttttatttgtttatttatttctccTTGGCTTCCTCTACTTTTAACACCcataaagagagaagagaaatatCATGAACGTTTTCCTTCCAAATTTTGACTACTCAGACCTGTGTGTACTAGCAAATGATGTGACAGGACACTAAAATGTTGACTACTCAGACCTGTGTCTGTGTTATcgtgtattaattattttgtaggTGGGTCCCAATGCAAACTTTGTTACATTAAGTACTTCTAACCTAAACCCTCCAAAGCGGTCGGTGATGGAGATGGAATGGGGAATTGGGTCATTTGCGggagatgaaggaaatgagagAGGCTAAAAGCATAATCAAAGAAGGAAAAAGTTGTTGGTAAGACAAAGGGTTTTAGTTTTATCATTGGATTTGGTGTGTTTGTGATTGTACTTCCCATCGTACAATAATTCAATCTCCTATTGTTACTTCTCTGTCAGATTCATTGGGTTTTAGGTTGTAATTTTCTatatttagtttctataatatatgatttttcttatgtcacatcttttttttctctctattcctattcttaaataaaatctagttttgaataagggtttttttttataaaaaaatcataaatattttaataactaaaaaataaaaaagtaccaTCTGATTTTTGGctacttttttttgtgtgtgtaaggTATTCTATTctaaattaatagtttttttatagagaaaacaagaTTACTTCATTTAATGAACGATAACTAATGAATATGTAAGAAAATACAATCATAATCATGAGAATCAACATGATATCTTGATATCCTAGCTAACTTATGATTCAAGAGATTTGTTTGCCTCTTAACCAAATTCATTCCGGAAGTTATTTATAGATGAAAGTAAATTGTTACAATGAACTAGAATGAAGCTAAAATCTTTGTTTATAGATGAgagtaaattaatatatttttaaaacataattaataagaTGCTTTCCTGAAAAATGTGATAAGTGTAGATaccaatttttattataaaaataaaatttatttgtaacaTATGTGGAGCTGATAATATCGGCAGTCTTGATCCCTACGATCATTGTTGTAAAAACAATTTCATAAAGTACCGGtttcaattatgataaaaatagcataaaaaatgtgaaacttataattaacttttgtaattttgagtcttttttaaattatttagcttGTCtcttgtttaaatatatttttattaattaatatttaaataaattactaatataCTTAGTATTTTAGAATATATGAGTACTTTATATATAGAATTTGACGAGTATATATATACGTTAATGTTTATAGTTGATCCCACTGGCAGAGCTTTGAAGGGACAGGGGAGCCATGGCTccccaaattattattatttttttaaactgcatatatatatatatatatatatatatatatatatatatatatatatataaagaattttgcaataaagaaaaaatgtacTATAGAAAAATTATAGCCACTTAAATCACTTTGTGAATTGATCCCATTCAAATAAAGATATCTTTATGTAACTGACTTTGAAGGTTTACTAGCATGTTTGTACTTTTTCACAGTACGACGAGTTTGAGATCAAAATTATTCTTACAAGTATTGAAATATGTTATATGCGTACATcaacacttatttttttaatccataatGTGTAATAAAATGATCAAAACTTTGAAACAAAACAATTAGTTATGGAAtataatatactatttttttataatttgctttaatattatttttttattcactatTTGTTTACAATATGAAACTTTAATATTAGGAATatagtaattataatataatattggcTAAATTATTTCGTtggtttcttatttttattgtagGTTATATTTggtcattcattttttaaaaattataaaataatctcttatttattaaaagttgtaaaatgtttccttaaataatttttaataacatcTTTACTGCTGaagtaatttctttttataattttttttaagcgtAAACAtgctataaaaaaatagttaaagaattattttataacttttaaaaaataatacaccaTTTTGTAACTTTGAACaaataaaggataaaattaTAACGTAAAAACAGATAAAagattatgtaaataatttagtCTATAATATTACAtatgtaatttatgtattaaattttattttgattcccCAAAATTTTACTTCAAACTCCGCCACTGCTTGGCCCCTGCCATATAACATTGAAGttttaataaactatttaaGACATTGCATTGGCCATTAATCTTGTCTGTAATGTCTTCATGCAAAATGGCAATTTGCAATTTGGACATCACTAGGAACAGCTACTAGCTAGAGTAAAGGTGTAAAAAAACTCACATTTGAATTGAATTGGATTATAAtcgaaattaaattaaattgtttttttaattatttcaagaaaaaaatatactattttatataattaatttggttaataaaattatttttataaaatcaattcagtttagttaaattttgaattgaatattttttattccaaaaaattaattcaaaagtaATCTAATTCTTAGAATcaatttaaaactaataaaaaattaattcgattcaaaattaatttcttaaaattttgaatcaattttcaaaccaatttaattatttgaatataaaattaaaccagttaaaataatttaaaatcgaGATTCAATTATTTTACGAGCCTAGTTTTTACACTAGATATTCCAATTTGTTAATGACATCAACAGGACTCATTATCATAAATGTCACAAAGACACAAGTTGGCTGTAACTTATTTGCACATAAAGGACTGAATAATCATAAAGTCTCTTCCCTTCCAACCAATTGTGAAAGAGAAATGTCACCACGTCCTATTTTgggaattatatatatttttattacggGAAttctatattttcaaattattaaatttcatattttaatatttttataatcatttacCATCTTACAAATGATTATAATAGCTTATTAATTGAATTCTCATTCAATAAAACAATAGTTTCTACTTTgcataaaatcttttaaaaaataaatctcgTTTTAGACATTCTTAaaatcaattaagaaaaattgaaCAAATGAGGCAGTAAACTAAACTTGCATCAACAGGCTTCCATCCGCTTTGGAGCCATTGActacaatttatatatgaaaacaaaaacaatgacgaatccacaattttttttaaataactccTTTCCCTACCTctcttaatttgattaaatgttTTGAACAGTTCCTCCTTCGACACGGGATTCACGTGTGATAGGATACAGTGTTTTTTCCTCTGGACTGACCAAACAACACCATGTAATTGGGTGTTGTGGGAATTTTTGTACACACGAGGGAGCAATGATGATTAATTGGGTATTGGTGCAGTTTTTGCGTGGCAGGTAGTGTTGGGGTAATTAACTACACGTGTTCCACAGTGAGATATCATGCTTTGCATATATAGTACTAGTTGGAATCCAAAGCATGCAATAATTGATGTATTACCGCATAGCTGCTTAAAGTTGGGTACACCAAGCACTTGAAGTAGTCCCCTAGGCACATGCTGACCCTGTCGTGACGATGGTGGTTCTTAGTTTGATGTTTCTGTGGACAATGTTGTATGTGTGAGACATGTTTTACAATATTTAGATGCAAGGAAGGAAAGTGGTggggttatttaaataaatttaataacaaaaatagaaaaaacaggAGGTatactaaataattaaagaacaatTAAATTTCAGGTAAAGTTATTTCTGTTTGAATGTCTTGGTCTTCAATACAAGTTTGCTATAAAACTAGGTAAATTCTCCCACTCAACGAAAATCAAACTGCGTATGACTTATGATCAAACTGAAGTTTTTgagacaaaatcaattttacttaacatctatgttctatattttttttttatatatataaaaaacaaaactcagctatagttaaaatcaattctcaTTTCTCATCATTCCAGTTGTAAACCCAAATACATTCTAGAATTGTTAGTACCCTGCCaatgagaaaatcaaattaaatactcTTCCTACTTTCTAATGCTACACACCACCTGTATGGCAGAAAAATTAATGCAATGAATTGACAAGATATGAGGAAAATGCTTCACTCTTCACTTCTTGGCTGCTCGTGCCATGTTTTTCAACATCTGGAGAAAGATCTCACTCCATGTATCTATAGGTCCTGGCAAGCACCAATGAACACAATCATTCTGCACAGGCGTCTTTGGATTAACCCCATTAGCAAATGGAAAAGGATTCATATAAGCACCAGGATGGCCATCTGGTCTTAACAATGCTAATTTTGTTACATCAAGTACCTCAAACTTAAACCTTCTAAATTTCTTGGCTTTTGCCTTAGCCCTTTCCAATTCTTCCATCTGAATCCTTCTGATCTCAGCATTCATCCCTTCAACTTTCCTCTGCCCCACTCCATAAGGCATGGTCTTTGAACAAGTTCCCCCTTTATCCCAAGCACCTTCAAAATGAGAAGGCGAGTATGTTCTCACAATTACATCAACTCCATTTCTGTTTCTCATCTTCCTCTGAATTATGCTATTAAGAGCAGTCCTCAAAGCCCTTCTTAATGGACCATAAAAACCAATGTCTCTCTTGCAACTAGAAACAGGACGGTGCACGCATCCTATAACTTTACCTCCCTCGTAGAAAACTGAAGGAACAGTAAACCAATGCCCAAGGGACAACACAATCATGTCCATTTCATCTAAATCCTTCTCCCACCTCATATTAACACGATCCAAATGAATTGTGTTATAACGAGGTGGTCCTCGGAGTTTTCTTTGAACACCTTGGACAAGAAATGGGGACCAATAGAAGGACAAGACAGCGTTGTGAGAAGGAAAGCGCCACCGACGAGAACCTGGGTGGCGAACCCGGTTCGGTTTTGTGACGGTGGTTAACAAGCAAAGAAGGGACTCTAGGTGGTTTCTGGACACAGAGTCCCCAACAAAAGCTACATGCTTGTTGCTAATGAGTTGGAGAAAAGTATTAGGGTCAAACCTTGGAAGATTGCATTCTCTTGGTTTCCATTTCCAATTAAGGTACCCCAAATCAGGTCTTCCATTGGCTAtacaattttgatttcttttcatCTTAACACAGTTGGTAGCATTATATTGAGGGCCTCCTTTGGTACGGACCCATCTGCCATTGGTGTAGTCGCATGGCTCCTCATAGACATAAACTGCaaataaagaaagaacaaattaatttaagtacTTAAATTGCAGAAGTAGAAGATGGGTTTGAGGCAAAATCCACAAGAAAGTGTACAACTAAgagaaaatatttaacatacattaattttctcttctatttcacttttcttacttcctttttcttctttatcttactttttcaattttccaTGACATGACTCATCAGATCTATATCAATTTTCCAATCTTTTTTCTTATGTCTATAacttttcataaataataaaaatttctagTTAGTTTGGGCACAATTCTTGGTATTATAGTAAATTACAGATAAATGGTACTGATGCAGTCGTAATTGCAATCACGTTGTGATAAGGTGATTGCAGAGACTTCAAAAACTTGAAGTTGTGGCTGCTAAccgttttttttataaaaaaaaaaacattagcctgatataaatatatagttttaaCAAGATGAAATTATGAGGCACATATAAATATACCTGGTGGTGGAGGTGGAGAAGCGAAAAGAGAAGAATGGTTAGTGATGAAGATGGAACGAGGAAGCTCCGTAGAAGTGGCAAGAGAAGATTGGTTGGAGGAGGAGATGGAATGAAGCTCAAGAGAAGAGTGGTTGGTGATGGAGAGGGAATGTGGAAGCTGATTTGGCGTAGGTGAAGTAAAGGAGAGACAGAAAAGGTAAACGCAAAAGCAAAGAAGCGCAATGCGTGAGACAGCATAATAGgaaacagaagaagaagaagaagaaggaggaagAAGCTTCTTGCTAAGTGTATTACTTCTCAGTCTCATCTTACAACTTAATCTCTTACTTCTTCTCTCAGTCCTTCTTCAACATCTCTCCAAGAACACACGTGCCTATAGGATTTGGATTTCTCTTGTTTCATCAACTGAAAACTCAAAATAGTATAATCTGGGATGCACAGCAACACGAATGGTAGCAACGTAAAGCGTGAATAGAATTTTATCTTATCCTATcaatttagtatttatataaatataaaaataaacatttttttagtttaatatataaattgtgCTTGTAAatgtttttacattatcaattaattcattGTAGTAGTTTGTGATTAGTGgatgatagtataaaaaaaacttacattgtgattatatatattatttatttatttatgtaaacctcattatttttattaaatgtaatatatataatttaattgaataatattattaagtatacagaaaaagtaatattactaaatataatatgcatttatttaatgttattaatgctGATTTTAATTATGTAACCTCATACTGTCGAGGATTTGGATTTCTCTAGATGATAAAACCAAtaaaattttagtaaaaaaaaataattctggcTCAATTAATTTAGTACAATGTACGAATTATGGTAAATTCTTtgtctttaatgatgaaaaaaattcatctgCCAAGGAATGTTTTTTGGGTGAAAACTCCGAGATTAAAatctaaaaactaatttttagaggtattaagatttattttaaggACAAATATCTTCTCCTGGATTCGTTTTGTATCCAAGCACAAACATGTAATTAAACTCTTGaccacatatataaataccacaaaattatcatttaactATGTGATGACACCATCTTATTTATATATGCTGGAATGTTGAGCATACCacatgaataaaatttatttaatggtattagtttaatatttatatacatatataaataattcatttttgcttgtatattattaattttatttttatataatatttaatgttagcCGGTTtgctttaattttctatttccaGTTTCTTATGCCACAACTAAGCTAAACTTTAAGTGGATTTGATgaattgaatcaaaattaaaattagctcataattttataaag
This region includes:
- the LOC114379936 gene encoding protein ALTERED XYLOGLUCAN 4-like — translated: MRLRSNTLSKKLLPPSSSSSSVSYYAVSRIALLCFCVYLFCLSFTSPTPNQLPHSLSITNHSSLELHSISSSNQSSLATSTELPRSIFITNHSSLFASPPPPPVYVYEEPCDYTNGRWVRTKGGPQYNATNCVKMKRNQNCIANGRPDLGYLNWKWKPRECNLPRFDPNTFLQLISNKHVAFVGDSVSRNHLESLLCLLTTVTKPNRVRHPGSRRWRFPSHNAVLSFYWSPFLVQGVQRKLRGPPRYNTIHLDRVNMRWEKDLDEMDMIVLSLGHWFTVPSVFYEGGKVIGCVHRPVSSCKRDIGFYGPLRRALRTALNSIIQRKMRNRNGVDVIVRTYSPSHFEGAWDKGGTCSKTMPYGVGQRKVEGMNAEIRRIQMEELERAKAKAKKFRRFKFEVLDVTKLALLRPDGHPGAYMNPFPFANGVNPKTPVQNDCVHWCLPGPIDTWSEIFLQMLKNMARAAKK